ACTACTTGGTCTCAGTTTCGATAATCGTACAGCATTTTTACTTGGGATgcgataggattcacatatttatcccggaggtgATGGAAAGTCGAATAAGACAGTTTATTCATATGTTGAACCGGGAGCTCatgttcggttaccagtccatgacgggtatggaattagttagccagttatttgttttcagatgcatgaaggtggaagaagccgtaaccgaccagcagttacgtgaaccaccttaggagtccagcaatcctttcgaaCAAAACTATTCCttcatgggattcgaacctgcgaaagCACGGATGGTAATCAGATGTGTGGTAGTGAGCATATttctaatgcttagcacaaGGCACCACAACGCAGAGCCTTCCAATAGTGATTGATAATTTAACAATATAAGCAAGTCTTACCTGCCTGGCACAGCAATCAAAAACATCTTTCCATTTATTTTAACTTTGACTCTCATAGTTTGAGGCGGCTGTGTCGTTATTGGCTGAGTTGTTGGGGGATTTGGAGTGAAAAAACTTGTAGAAGAAACACTGGGAATACCATTGGGAACACTGGGAATTCTCATGACATCATCATCTTCAATAGTGATGTCATCATATATAAGTGGTTCTGGCATgaaatcttttatttttgtaGTTATTAATTTCTTTGGTTGGGTTTTATTTCTAATACTGCTTCGATTTAGAAACGAGGATGAAAAACCGGCCGAATTCGTGTcttttaatgatttttttacGGAATTCGACTGTTTCCATCCGTAAGTACCAAAATTGGTTTGCCCTGTATTTGTTGAGTGCACTGTTTTGGGTCGCTTTGGGGGTCTCATTTGAGTGGCGagactgggattcgaacccacgtcaTCTGTATCATCAATGAGCCAATCGTCACCCATATAATCATCTTCACCCACAAGACCTTGTTTTACAAGGTCAAATCCATCAGTTGAAGGTCGTTTGGGGGCGCGAAAGGATTTAACCCCGTTTGATAAACGAGCTAGTGCTTCGGACCCGCCCAAACTATTCATAGCTTGTTGGTACTCCCCAGCACTGTCAAAAAAAGAATCTTTATCGCCACCTTGAGACTGTCGTACTTTTGAAATTCTTGTCCTTGATTCCAAAGTAGGTAAAATCTGACTGTCACTAAAATTTGAGtcattttcatcatattttggGTCTAGATCACCAAAATCAtcaattttttgagaaaaatttggcAAATCTTCAACTTCGTGGACATAGGCAGAGTTTTGTGAAGGTTTTGTAGAATTTTCAGAGTAGggggtaaaaatatttttggggaTTCCCCTATTATAAGTCTGCGTCAGTCCTCCCCCGGCTTCAATAGTTTTTTGAGAGGAAATTTCAGAGTCGAACAGGTCATCCATATTCCCAAAAGCGACGTTTAAATCTGAACTCGGCCCCGTATTCTCTTTATGTCCCCCACTAGTGGCCGCTTTCAGTAGGTTTTCATGGATTTTTCTGTAAGATTCGATGTCGTACGAGTCCAGCTGGCTTCGACTTCTTGAAAACCAGGATTCTAAGGCATTGATAGGCGTTTCACCCTGAATAAAGTAAAATACAAATTAGTTTAGACACTCTAAGAAAGGTGCCTCCAACTAAaatggaaagagtactgatggaagagttgcaagtttacTCAAAGCAAGTTAGTTACAACCAAAAGTGAAAAGTACAGCTGGTGAATAATAGTAGAAAAATCAGTTCTTCCCATTACAGCCTTGACTTAACAGGGTTGTGATTCTGTGGGTGTGGAATCCCTATATGACACACAGGAGCATATACGTCTGGTTGGATATTCTTATGAACAAGTAAGCAGTCAAAAGCTTATGGTTTGTAAAAAAGGTGGCCAACGCGTCCATCGCACAGGTTAAGATAATATGTGGACACTTGGTAagtttttttgagaaatttcaaCACTCACGACTAAAAAGTAGACAGGCCTTAGATCTGAATTGTATTATtcgaataaatcttaaataaatgatgaaacatttatttcgggtacaattacataatcaaatcaAATGGAATGAAATGGTGATTTCATTGAGAATGCGGCTCTGTGGGCTTATTAacagcggtggaatttttgtaTGCGTTTGTGTAGTAGTTATCTGAGTatttagtaggcctactcattCATTTTTGTGGATTACCCATCAGCCGATCGTAAGCTATTTTGAAGTCATATAGGCTCAATTTACCTCTTTATTCTTGATGCTAGGATTAGCACCTTTCTCAAGCAGCAAAGCCACAATGTCTAGATGGCCGTTGGTTGCAGCATCCTGCATAGGTGTTGTTCCTCCACATTTAGCAGGGTAGTTTACATTTGCACCGTGGTTTATTAGAAGTCGAACTATCtctgaaaagaaaaaaacattggTTAAAAGCATAAGAGTAAGATTGACGAttccatcagtactctttccattTTTAGTTGGAGGCTTGACACCTTTCTTGGAGTGTCTaaacaaatttgtattttacTTTATTCAGGGTGAAACGCCAATCGATGCCTTAGAATCCTGGTTTTCAAGAAGTCGAAGCCAGCTGGACTCGTACGACATCGAATCTTACAGAAAAATCCATGAAAACCTACTGAAAGCGGCCACTAGTGGGGGACATAAAGAGAATACAGTGCCGAGTTCAGATTTAAACGTCGCTTTTGGGAATATGGATGACCTGTTCGACTCTGAAATTTCCTCTCAAAAAACTATTGAAGCCGGGGGAGGACTGACGCAGACTTATAATAGGGGAATCCCCAAAATGACTAAGGTTCTGCTTCTAatgatttaaattatatatttgttgAGTTGTGATGACTCACCTACGAATCCATGATTACAAGCTTCATGTAACGGCAACCACCCTGCATAGTCTGGTTCGTTCACAGGATGACCCTGGAAACATAACATGAATATAAAGACCCTGTGCAAGGTGTTGGGCTTAATTATGTGCAGTATAGTAAACTCTGGCTAAAAACTCGCGCCTGCCTCCATACAGAGTGAATAAATAAGGTCACTGTTTTCCATCCTATGGGTCACGACCCAAAACTGGGTTGCATGAAAATCTTCTTGGGTCGcttgttttattaacaaaaGTCTGAAAGTTACatagaataggataggatttacatatttatcccaggagagaggaaagtcgataagacggcttatccatatggcgaaccacggcctctcgtccggttaccattccaagtcgggtatgggattagttatattattggttttcagaagcatggacttggtggtggaggcagccgtaaccgaccagcggttacgtgaaccacccaacgacggcgaggagtccagcaatcctctcgcacataaccatccctgcatgggattcgaacctgcgaacccaggcagagtagttagaggtgcggtggcgagcgtattcctaacgcttagcccgttgagccacaccgccgcgccttgTTCTAAGTGAATCAAACATGCTGAATAGTAACAAACCCATTAAAAAACACTTTGAATGAGTCTCTCATCTATGAAATGACAATAAGATTCATACTAGTAAATGTAAAGTACAGGAAggtcgctagaaaaacagaaaatttgtcacacagctatttatttttacagtttttcaagGGCATATGTTCCGTTTCAAAGTCTGAAAGCTGTTTTCTGCTTTCTTTTATGATGTGAGTGTTAAAATAGAAATCAAACAGAAcctaaaaaaaatgaaaacaaatcgAAAAAAAGAGTAATCATACATTTTATTTAGAAGTCCTTAATAATTGAGAACTTCTCACTAACTTGACCTGTTCAAGTAATAGTTGAACTCTCTTCATATGGCCATCGATGCAAGCTCTATGTAGCGGGGTTTCACCTTTTTCATTCAACTTTCTCTTCCAGACTTTGCTTGTGATTCTACTTTTACGAGTTTCTTCTGTGTCTGAGTTATCTAGAGAGAAAATTTATTcgtaacaaaaattttggtactgccgaagtatgtgaaccaagatagcagacacgggaacgtagtatgtgtaccaggttagggttaggttaaaattttatttcgattttccttattcaagttctattacgagttcaggagtaccaaaatttttaCTTGCGATGAAAAGTATATTATTAGAAAGTTATATATGTCAGAAACTGAATTATACCTAAACATTTaagaaaaacaaattcaaagtactaaaatgtataaattataataatttatgtcgtgtttgtgaattttaaatcagtcaTGAGCAGCCACCGATGGACTGAAAGCCATATGTTCTCATCTATGATGAAAAACATTTAGtatgaaaatttgttcaaaCAAAAGTTCCAATCCAGCTGAATTGAAAGTCGCAAAAGTAGAAGAGTTAGAAGTTAAAACAGgtgtgggcaaggtttttgtacCAGGGGCCAGAAactttgcccacctagactggggggccatgtaagtgtgatgtagAATactacattttatgaaaatatttagtgtcacaaaagcaaaagtggaaaacgagAAGCCTCGTGTCAAAtctaaatttaattgaaatctcaacaaattccttgagctatttttcagctgaaacatcaaaatttggttttagtttggttgtgaaagcatcaggcaggccagcGGGTCGCAGTTTGCCAATGTCAGAGTTAAAAGCACCTATTGCCAAGCTTAATTGCATATAATTTCTCGTCTTCCATCTCCCATACTGATGCTTACCTGATGAAACGTTCTCTAACTCTTTCTCAAGCAGATCTTCACTGTCTTCGTCCCGAATATCGAAACTCGtttcattttgaatttcttCTTGTGCTGCAGCCTggataattaaaaattattcacaTTTATAACTATATACTTTTTTGTGTGAATATTTCTAGTGTTGTGCTGGTATCACACACTAAGATGTGCATAACTGTAAATTTACTTCGGCTCCGTACTCCGTATAACAGACGATAATAAAAGATTAAATGATTAAAAACTGATAAGAGGACAATGAAATCATTACTGCTTTGACCAATGATTTTTATGAAACAGAGAAGTGAAGTATAAAATTGTAGTTAGCCTGGGATAGTCTGAAATCTGATACCAATTGCATTTTAAACAACATCCCTGGTTTAAATCAATTAATTTGGAGACATCCCCCCCctcaaaaacattattttacaaCCTCCCCACTCCCTTTGCCACAAATATCTTCTGAATCCTCTTCATTATCAAGAACAAGGATTCCCGATTTCAtctgaatttttgaaatttctttcctCGTTTCATCTGCTGAAGGCAGATTGGATTTCACTTGGATATCAAGCTGAAGATTCAGGACTTTAAGCTGTAAGAAAATTTGTAACTTTTTAGTAAAGCCTTAAAGTGATGCCAAACAACGTATAAGTTCGTAAACAATAAAAATCCGAAGTTGCTTCTCAGCCTTAAGTATGACGCTGTTGCTAGTTTTTTACTCAACGATGTGTGTGCTCACCACCTCACcactgattaccttgcgtgggttcgcaggtttcgAATCCTTTGCAGAGtaaattatgtgcgagaggattgctggactcaacATCGCAAGCTGTGGGATGGTTTACGTTACTGCTGGTTggctacggcttcctccaccatcaagtccatgtttccgaaaacaaataactggataactaatcccatacccgacatagactggtaaccaaaCGAGCAGCAGTGGTTCGCAATATGATCAAGCCGGCTTATCGTCTCTagtctcccccaggataaatatgtaaatccaagTCTAGAAGCAACATTACCTGCAATTTACAATTCTCAGACTTCTCAGCATATTGAATCGCCTTGTTataacaattttcaattttatcaggAGGCTTTGATAACTTTTCCAAACAAATTCCAATCTGTGTCCAGGTTTTGCATAGCTGGAATATGTGATATAGTTGACATATGCGATATGTGGAGGATAAATTAAAAAGTCCGAAATACCAAAATAAATCCATATCAAAAAATgagtgctcctgaagtatgtgaaccaagatgggggaaaaccggaatgtagtatgtctaccaggttagaattaggtcataattttattccaattttccttatttcattTCTATTACGAGTACGGGGACTAGCCCAAGTGACtcacatagtatttgtacctgaaattatggactaaccctaacctggtacacaaactacgttCCTGtatctgccatcttggttcacatacttcggaagaaCCAAAAAATGAACatgcataaaatatatttagaattcTATAGTTTCCAAAAACTTAGAATACAATTCAGGGAATTATACTAGTTTTAGACAAGAGCACATCTCTGAATTTGAGCGGAGTTGAAATTTCCCTCTGAAATCTGGGGTCTGAATTTTAGTCAAGCCAAAGTTAGAAGTCAAAACTGAAAACATTTGGAGTTTCTAAATTTCCAATGGTAGCTGTCATTGAATTAGTTACACCATAAGCCAAAGTATTATGGTGAAATAAAACAATGCAAAATAAAATGAGCAAAGAAAGGAATACAAAGTACAAATAATAGGCAACACACGCTTTTGTCTGCTCGAAGGCCTGGCACATAAACacctatataatatataatactaCAAACACATGTACATGGCACCCATCAGAAAATAGACATCCGTTACTTagaatttcatcaaaaaattcGACATGCCTCATTTGGTTCAGTATAAAACTCCATTTCTTTTTTATAATACTCGATAGCCGTCTCATAGTTGTTGAGATCTGAGTTCGTTAATGCAAGAGAATAATATACGGAAGCTTTCTGCTTGTCTGTGACTGTATCGAGAAGTGGGAACAATAACTCCTGAAATAAAAGGGTAGATGTGAATAACATATTCCCAAATGGATACTGATACTGGCATGCCCTTGCTCATACAGTAAGAGGCTTGGGGGTGTGGCGCATTATGCCAAGCGTTAGGAAAACGCTCACTACCGCACCCATGATTATGAGTAggtcgcaggtttgaatcccctAAAAGAAAAAAATCCGCGAGacgattgctgaactcctcgccgctggccggttacggcttcctctgcCACCAAgtcaatgcatctgaaacaaataactggctaactaatcccatacccgacatggactggtaactggacgaggggccgtggttcgccagatgattaagccgtcttatcaactccccccccccccccaaggcTTCCATCCAACtactttcaaataatttttacaaacttACCTGTTGTTTATAATGTCCAATAGCAGCTTGATAGCAGCCCAAGTCACAGAACTTATCAGCCACAATATCATGTAGTTTAAATTTTTCATCGGCTGTAGTTAAACTGTCTTCTATCTTTGACTGAAGATGGTTGATCTTTACAACTGAAATGAAGATAAAAGATGTGAATTTTTTCTGCTTCAATAGATTTATAATTTAGATAAAGGTGACATGGTCCAACAGACTGAACTATCTTGACGTATCAGGTTAGAAAGTGTGTCGAATTTGAGCGCCGAATTGTCAAGCAATGTTGTTCAACAGGTGGAACATTGGATAAAACTTTCAtacagtgttccctctaaagtgtgcgcgcgcacacaactttcagaggctgcgcctacgcatagatttactgcgcacagacgtatttcgatgtaatgtaacaatgttctcggttggcaggttgagaaagtttgttgttagcccacccattacccggttagaacgccaaaatttcttcattggtttttgcacaaatattagtcattttcaaaaaagtgcgcacacaccaaaatttctgcgcagacatactacaaaaatttagagggaacattgctttCATATATTGATttacattaatatatatatatataacatggCACTAGACAAGCAGACAGAGGCTTACTAATTTGAATATGGCAATGGGGTGAAGTATAGgacagtgtttttcaacctatGAGTCGTGACTCAAAGGTTAAAAGGTCGCGAGATtctacaaaatttatattttaaaaaatttgggttGCTTGAAAAAAGGTTGGTGTAGGAGCCCTGTTTAGAGTGAAAGtgcttcataaaaaatattgctgCATCCAGAGCTTTGCTTACAGAAGTCTCGTACAACCTTATAAATTCTGATGCGTCATATTTATCAAACTAGTAATATCTAGCCCAGATTATTAGACTCAGTCTGAGTCTTGTTTTTAGGATTGGGAATCACTGCTCTCGTCTAAACTAATATTTTAGCTCTGTTTGCAAAGAAcgttgggtgctcccgaagtatgcgaaccaagatggcggacatcgaaacgaAGCATGGGTaacaagttagggttaggccataatttttttccaattttccttattttagtcctattatcagttcgaagactagccaagtgcctcccgtagtatttatacctaaaattatgacctaaccctaacctagtacacatattacatttcgatgtccgccatcttggttcgcatacttcaggagccccgAGCGTTGTTTATAGATGTATCACAATTCAACATGTCATACCAGACTTAAGTTTTTCTCTGACTTCAGTCTTCTCTTCTGATGAATTTATCAAACGAAAACTCTTTTTCAAAGATTTCTTGGAAGATTTACAGTTTCCTGTTGAAAGATGAATCTGAAGAAAAAGAGAAAGACATCAATACAGAGTATTTCTTTGGAATGACCAAAATTTGACAAGTTCAGCATCGATAccatttttatatcaaaaccTACTTCTCCCAAGACATTAAGGGCTTCAATTTGCCATTGTATATTTCTGGCAACCTTAGCATTCCTGCATGCATCTTCTGCATAACGTATCGCTAAGTCTGGTTGTAGTCTATTTCGATAGTACGACGTTAGCAATATGTTCGTTTGGTGAGATTCTGCTGCCAACATGTACTTTctaaaaaaggaaaaacatCGCAAGATAAGCAGAGAATAATTTACTTAAGAgtgacagtggttcccaaactgccATTTACAACCACTGTATCAATTCAATATAGCCCGGCTAACTTAATTAAGGAAATTAGTTTAACACTTTTTTCTTTTTGAGTTCTAGATACTGCCAATTGTTACACCATTATCAGTTtaagaatttgtatttttcgtaaacaattcaaatatacctgTAGGTTATGAGGCCATTGTCAACAAATTGCTTAAATTGGGTTTTAATCCATAGATAGGTAAGGTGCACCGAACTATAACCGATAATAGTTCTGAGTGGAAGCAATAAAGCGTAAAGCAGCATATATGAGGCGCAACTGCTTATAAGGCTCACAatcgatttttgagaaaaaagtttaattctCGCTACAGGATCTTTGTAGATACGGATCTACTAGTCAACAGAAAAAAGGAAAAAGTAGATGAAAACATCTTATTCCATTGAACCTTTAAATGAAAACTTGTGAAAAAAGTTCTGTACTTACTGTGAGATATTCAAAGCTTTTTGAAACAAAGCCAGACTCTGTTTCGCATAAATTCCATcatttttctcatatttttccaGTGAAATATAATGATACGCCAACGCAAGGTTTGTGATGCTTCTTGTTTTCATTTGATGAACTTCTTTCTCTGATAAAGTCTTTGATTCTTGTATTGATTGGGAAAGACGAAGGCTGCTTTGAAAGGACGTTTCGGCCCTATGAGACAAACAAAGAGATAAAAAGTAAGATAGTGTTTTGATATTGAagataaaataattcatttgaATCATGGCATCCGGTAAACCATGGCCTCCAATCGAGTACGGGATTAGTCagtcatttatttgtttcagatgcatagacttgatggttgagatagccgtaaccgaccagaggttacatgaaccaccctacggcggcaaggagtccagcaatcctctcgcacataaataTCCCTTACAGGATTCGTGTTAACTGtatctttattgtatttctAGAAACTAACATTAACATACCTAACATAGGGCGGAGCATGAcctgtgatgtcatcagttacagATGACTGATCATGATCTGTGATATCATCAGTCACAGATAACTACTGTTCATGACCACCTAGCTGTGAAGGTGAAGTTGCAAtatgccaggggtgggcacaccgcggctcgcgagccgcagactttttgtgcggctcttctcgccaacataaattatcatcaaaattttaattaagagagaaaatttaaattaaacttttttaatttattaaaagttgtaaagaagttttcgtcaatgattaagacaaattatgttttagtatgaaaatcgctgtagcgttgaattttgaatttaagtcagtaaattcagcaaatctttcgtcacaatggtcaatgtttGATTGATGAGTCGAcggtattgcagcttgattgcggttagttagtctaagttactgtgcgatatATGTCATCAATTGAAGAAACGAAAGTACGAAAATAAAAACAGAGTCGTCgagtcagaatgggaagaagaatAAACCTTTGTGCTCAATCTgccataagctactaagtcagaataaagtcagtaatgttaaacggcaccatgaaacaaatcatgaaaacttcttttgagactaccctcgtaaatcagctataaggtaacacaaattaaatgagctCAAATTGTGCATATAGTTGAACATAGctgccttgtttatctattCATTGCtattagactcttgtgtgaatttcttttctgtttatggtattttgataataataataaattcacaaattctgcggctcttttaaagttctgacttgcagcatgcgaCTCTCATACTAAAAAAATGTGCCCATCCCTGCTATATGCTCTCTGTACTTGAGGGCTCATTCTCGGGGGTTACTTTGGTTATGTTTATGGACATTAACTAATTATACTGAGATAGCAATTAGAAACCTGCGAagccacgcagggtaatcagagatgcagtgACTGTATTGTGTGTTCCTAAGTGTATTCCTAATGATTAGCCCCGAGCCCCG
The genomic region above belongs to Styela clava chromosome 13, kaStyClav1.hap1.2, whole genome shotgun sequence and contains:
- the LOC120332270 gene encoding tonsoku-like protein; this encodes MEKDPVKQIRKYQKQRVKCQEKGNLKEEAEILNVLGELYTELGDHEESLTLHKEELGLCQVSEDKIGQAVAHRKIGECFAALENYTKALQHQHRHLELAKVAGDQPEQQRAYTTIGRTYLIQGEDLHNAGSFEEARPLFKKAETSFQSSLRLSQSIQESKTLSEKEVHQMKTRSITNLALAYHYISLEKYEKNDGIYAKQSLALFQKALNISQKYMLAAESHQTNILLTSYYRNRLQPDLAIRYAEDACRNAKVARNIQWQIEALNVLGEIHLSTGNCKSSKKSLKKSFRLINSSEEKTEVREKLKSVVKINHLQSKIEDSLTTADEKFKLHDIVADKFCDLGCYQAAIGHYKQQELLFPLLDTVTDKQKASVYYSLALTNSDLNNYETAIEYYKKEMEFYTEPNELCKTWTQIGICLEKLSKPPDKIENCYNKAIQYAEKSENCKLQLKVLNLQLDIQVKSNLPSADETRKEISKIQMKSGILVLDNEEDSEDICGKGSGEAAAQEEIQNETSFDIRDEDSEDLLEKELENVSSDNSDTEETRKSRITSKVWKRKLNEKGETPLHRACIDGHMKRVQLLLEQGHPVNEPDYAGWLPLHEACNHGFVEIVRLLINHGANVNYPAKCGGTTPMQDAATNGHLDIVALLLEKGANPSIKNKEGETPINALESWFSRSRSQLDSYDIESYRKIHENLLKAATSGGHKENTGPSSDLNVAFGNMDDLFDSEISSQKTIEAGGGLTQTYNRGIPKNIFTPYSENSTKPSQNSAYVHEVEDLPNFSQKIDDFGDLDPKYDENDSNFSDSQILPTLESRTRISKVRQSQGGDKDSFFDSAGEYQQAMNSLGGSEALARLSNGVKSFRAPKRPSTDGFDLVKQGLVGEDDYMGDDWLIDDTDDVGSNPSLATQMRPPKRPKTVHSTNTGQTNFGTYGWKQSNSVKKSLKDTNSAGFSSSFLNRSSIRNKTQPKKLITTKIKDFMPEPLIYDDITIEDDDVMRIPSVPNGIPSVSSTSFFTPNPPTTQPITTQPPQTMRVKVKINGKMFLIAVPGSTKTISWLCERAAAVYKQNTGVLPKLTLYTGGSVNEEDACLLSNDDLVSDALQTNEHVTAKISAWEKTPLSQKYEETCKENNQVTNPTILNACHQSVSTGRVDLKNSGLSSLHLKTLVSSLTQQEITSILLPGNCLHDDGVATLCESLQRQMTLTCPSNSFNSTLTELDLKCSNLTQHGLRRLAQAAESGALKQLQTLDISYNRFGDSCLENLATLIKSVTSLKQLSMSRCRFTNKLFENNYLAFKAAMQGHMLLSTLDVSHNQIGSVGVELLLKSLPHSTLTDLNISGTCDAANNLLLMRHVINYLKQEGCNLQVLHLAANHLNFEMISELARELTKIQQQLPLRSLNISKNLLNSSMELKITSLLNQIPSIAEISNNPCCHKWKANIMSIKASKTGNRMTHRGQLLFA